The following DNA comes from Phytohabitans rumicis.
CCGCGGCGGTCCTGCCGGCCGGGCATCCCCTCGCCGCCCAGGCGGAGGTCTCGGCCGACGACCTACGCGGGGAGCGATTCGTCGCGATGCGCTCGGGCTATCTCATGTACCGGTTCGCCCACCGGCTCTTCGGCTCCGACCTGCCCGCCGCGTGGCACTCCACCGACGGCGCCGAGATGGGCAAGATGATGGTCGCCGAGGGCATCGGGCTCACCGTCCTGCCCGACTACAGCGTGCTCGGCGATCCGCTCGAACGGGCCGGCCTGATCGTGACCAGGCCGCTGGTGGGCGACACCACCGTCGTCACCATGGTGGCCCTGCACCGCCGGCAGGCGCGGGTGTCGCCCGCCGTACTCGAGGTGCTGGGGCACCTCCGCGCGCAGGGGTTGGCGTTTGCCTGCCGACCGCTGATGGCCGGCGTAGCGTGAGTGAAGGCACAGGGGCTCAACGGCAGAGGAGATTTGCCATGCTGTCGGATAGCACACCGATCGCGACACTGCCGACGAAAGATATGGCAGGGGCCCGAAAGTTCTACGAAGGCACCCTCGGTCTCGCTCCCACGCAGGAGGTTCCCGGCGGGATCATGTACAGGTGCGGCACGGGGAATCTCTTTGTCTACCAATCCGAGTACGCCGGCACCAACCAGGCCACCGCCGTCACCTTCACCGTGAGCGATGACGACTTCGACACCGAGGTGGACGCCCTGCGCAAGAAGGGCATCACCTTCCAGACCTTCGAGTACGAGGGCATGGAGTGGAAGGACGACGTCATGGTCAGCGAGGGGATGAAGGCGGTCTGGTTCAGCGACCCGGACGGCAACATCCTCAACGTCGGCACCGAGGGAACGTAAGGGCGACGCAGATCGCCCCGCCCCGGGGTCGGGGCGGGGCGACCGCGGTCAGAACTCCCGCACCCGGATGTCGCGGAACTCCATCAGGTCGTTGGTGCCGTGGTTCTGCAGCCCGATGAAGCCGCTGACGAACTGGCGCAGGTCCGTCGCCGGGTCGCCCGCGCGGGACGACTGCTTCCCGGGCGTGTTGTCGAACTCGTTGATCACCACACCGTTCCGGATGATCGTGTAGTGCTGCCCCTCCACCTTGATCTCGTAGTCGTTCCACTGGTTCTTCGGGGTCGCGCCGGCCCGGTCGAGCGTGTTCGGCGCGAAGTTGTACACCGATCCGGTCTTCTGCGGCTCACCCGTCTCGCCGTCGTACAACTGGATCTCGTGCCCGCAGTAGATGGCGACCCAGGCGGGCGACGAGCGGGCCGAGCCGATCGTGCCGCAGCTGCCCGGCGGCCGCTGGTCGACCGGGGTCCGCGGGTCCGGGAA
Coding sequences within:
- a CDS encoding VOC family protein is translated as MLSDSTPIATLPTKDMAGARKFYEGTLGLAPTQEVPGGIMYRCGTGNLFVYQSEYAGTNQATAVTFTVSDDDFDTEVDALRKKGITFQTFEYEGMEWKDDVMVSEGMKAVWFSDPDGNILNVGTEGT